In one Rutidosis leptorrhynchoides isolate AG116_Rl617_1_P2 chromosome 8, CSIRO_AGI_Rlap_v1, whole genome shotgun sequence genomic region, the following are encoded:
- the LOC139863806 gene encoding uncharacterized protein, producing MDVCDVKTDDEMEDESEGKDDDDVNNDESEGKDDDDEKKAESEGTDDDDDDDDNEKNADSEKKDDECVDVNKVESEKKIDDGQSKADDDVNDEQEVNLDSDDPIVPVVTEVLGPKVAEKDVDKDQNEEEYTSLHNGLTTTLMRSLIFVKLYLYLMHQQALHGYLFIILQQ from the coding sequence ATGGATGTGTGTGATGTGAAGACTGACGATGAGATGGAAGATGAGTCAGAGGGAAAAGACGATGATGATGTCAACAATGATGAGTCAGAGGGAAAAGACGATGATGATGAGAAGAAGGCCGAGTCAGAGGGAactgacgatgatgatgacgacgatgataATGAGAAGAATGCTGAttcggagaaaaaagatgatgaatgtGTTGATGTAAACAAGGTTGAGTCTGAGAAAAAGATTGATGATGGGCAATCCAAGGCTGATGATGATGTGAATGATGAGCAAGAAGTTAATCTTGATTCCGATGATCCAATTGTTCCAGTTGTGACAGAAGTTTTAGGTCCAAAGGTTGCTGAGAAAGATGTTgacaaagatcaaaatgaagaagaGTACACATCTTTacacaatggtttaacaacaacATTAATGAGGTCGTTGATATTTGTGAAATTATATCTTTACTTAATGCACCAACAAGCCTTACATGGTTACCTGTTCATAATACTCCAACAATGA